From a single Apium graveolens cultivar Ventura chromosome 2, ASM990537v1, whole genome shotgun sequence genomic region:
- the LOC141707721 gene encoding PHD finger protein ING2-like, producing MAIARTGVFVDDYLEYASTLPAELQRLLNTVRELDDRSQAMINQTRQQTKYSLGLATQSIKKGNYEEDDATLKKEIEATQDNALSLCTEKVLLARQAYDLIDSHIKRLDEDLNNFADDLKQEGKLSPDEPAILPPLPLVPKSEKRKPHYVTPQSRKYSYIDKDWERERERDFELMPPPGSLKKDYAPIEIDQPIDPNEPTYCVCHQVSFGDMIACDNENCQGGEWFHYQCVGLTPETRFKGKWFCPTCRQLPL from the exons ATGGCTATTGCACGAACTGGAGTTTTCGTCGACGATTACTTGGAAT ACGCAAGCACATTGCCTGCGGAGCTCCAGAGGCTTCTCAATACCGTCCGAGAACTTGATGATCGCTCACAAG CTATGATAAACCAGACGAGGCAGCAAACTAAGTATTCTTTGGGATTGGCGACTCAAAGCATAAAGAAAGGGAATTACGAAGAAGATGATGCAACTTTGAAAAAGGAAATTGAAGCTACCCAAGATAATGCTTTGAGTCTTTGTACTGAAAAGGTATTATTGGCGCGGCAAGCTTATGATCTT ATAGATAGCCATATAAAGCGTCTTGATGAGGATCTGAACAACTTTGCAGATGATCTGAAGCAAG AGGGGAAATTATCACCAGATGAGCCGGCAATCCTTCCCCCATTACCTTTAGTCCCTAAAAGTGAGAAACGGAAACCACATTATGTAACTCCGCAGTCAAGGAAGTATAGTTACATTGATAAGGATTGGGAACGAGAGCGTGAAAGAGACTTCGAGCTCATGCCTCCTCCAGGCAGTCTTAAGAAGGATTATGCCCCTATTGAAATTGATCAGCCTATTGACCCTAATGAACCAACATACTGCGTCTGTCATCAG GTATCATTCGGAGATATGATTGCTTGTGACAATGAAAAT TGCCAAGGAGGGGAATGGTTCCATTACCAATGTGTTGGGCTCACACCAGAGACAAGGTTCAAAGGGAAGTGGTTTTGTCCAACCTGCAGGCAACTTCCACTGTAG